One Drosophila subobscura isolate 14011-0131.10 chromosome U, UCBerk_Dsub_1.0, whole genome shotgun sequence DNA window includes the following coding sequences:
- the LOC117900077 gene encoding metal transporter CNNM2 isoform X2, translating into MAITAPLSYPISRILDALLGEEIGNVYNRERLKELVRVTNDINDLDKNEVNIISGALELRKKTVADVMTHIDDAFMLSLEAVLDFETVSEIMNSGYSRIPVFDGDRKNIVTLLYIKDLAFVDTDDNTPLKTLCEFYQNPVHFVFEDYTLDIMFNQFKEGTIGHIAFVHRVNNEGDGDPFYETVGLVTLEDVIEELIQAEIVDETDVFVDNRTKVKRNRYKKADFSAFAERREIQAVRISPQLTLATFQYLSTAVDAFKKDVISEPILRRLLNQDVFHNIKSKGKSKDDPSLYIFTQGKAVDFFVLILEGRVEVTIGKEALMFESGPFTYFGTQALVQNVVIDSPTQMGSLQSLNMDSKIRQSFVPDYSVRAITDVIYIAIKRVLYLTAKKATLLDKSRKSGTFSSETFDDEVERLLHSISEDEKPRYLAANQSTRRSSKPNRSLTSSPTNIDLSHDEKSNSPSVHIQGDQKIGNTEPTEDASMSSLVASDAGDLQNGEQDDRDATAASTPLLSKPEEPPKQ; encoded by the exons ATGGCCATAACAGCGCCCCTCTCGTACCCTATTTCTCGTATTCTCGATGCGCTGTTGGGTGAAGAAATTGGCAATGTTTACAATCGAGAACGATTAAAGGAACTTGTTCGT GTCACCAACGATATCAACGATCTTGATAAAAATGAAGTGAATATCATATCGGGCGCACTGGAGCTACGCAAAAAGACAGTTGCAGACGTGATGACACACATTGATGATGCTTTTATGCTCTCATTGGAGGCTGTGCTTGATTTTGAAACTGTATCCGAAATCATGAACTCGGGCTATTCCCGCATTCCCGTCTTCGATGGAGATAGAAAAAATATTGTCACGTTGCTCTACATTAAGGATTTGGCATTTGTGGATACCGACGACAATACGCCACTGAAAACATTGTGCGAATTCTATCAGAATCCGGttcattttgtatttgaagACTACACCTTGGATATTATGTTTAACCAATTCAAAGAGGGTACAATTGGTCATATCGCATTTGTGCACCGCGTTAACAATGAGGGCGATGGGGATCCCTTTTATGAGACCGTTGGCTTGGTTACACTCGAGGATGTAATTGAGGAACTTATCCAGGCGGAAATTGTCGATGAGACGGATGTCTTTGTTGATAACCGCACCAAAGTGAAAAGAAATCGTTATAAAAAGGCAGACTTTTCAGCATTTGCCGAACGCCGAGAGATTCAGGCCGTGCGGATATCTCCACAACTAACCTTGGCCACCTTCCAGTACTTAAGCACAG CTGTTGATGCGTTCAAAAAAGATGTCATCTCGGAACCAATTCTCCGGAGATTGCTCAATCAGGACGTTTTCCACAATATCAAATCCAAAGGAAAAAGTAAAGACGATCCCAGTCTGTACATTTTCACCCAAGGCAAAGCTGTCGACTTCTTTGTACTTATATTGGAGGGCCGTGTGGAGGTCACTATTGGAAAGGAAGCTCTCATGTTCGAGAGTGGCCCATTTACTTATTTTGGAACCCAAGCATTGGTCCAAAATGTAGTTATCG ATTCTCCAACGCAAATGGGATCTTTACAGTCGCTGAATATGGATTCGAAAATTCGACAATCCTTTGTCCCTGATTACTCTGTTCGCGCTATAACAGATGTGATATATATTGCAATTAAACGTGTGCTATATCTCACTGCGAAAAAGGCCACTTTATTGGATAAAAGTCGTAAATCGGGAACATTTTCAAGTGAGACATTCGACGATGAAGTGGAACGTCTGCTGCACTCGATAAGTGAAGATGAAAAGCCACGATACTTAGCGGCTAACCAGAGCACTAGACGTTCGTCTAAGCCGAACCGAAGTTTAACTTCGTCCCCAACGAATATTGATTTATCACACGACGAAAAGAGCAATAGTCCCAGTGTGCACATTCAAGGTGATCAAAAGATTGGCAACACTGAACCCACGGAGGATGCCTCGATGAGTAGTTTAGTGGCCTCAGATGCAGGAGATCTTCAAAATGGTGAACAGGATGATAGAGATGCAACCGCTGCTTCCACGCCTCTTCTTTCAAAACCAGAAGAGCCGCCCAAACAATAG
- the LOC117900076 gene encoding gamma-interferon-inducible lysosomal thiol reductase — translation MSQMVPTRKRIVIIICIVVILGCLLRILLFNSPLPPLTDQTNYQRAIGAPVLVMVFYEALCPDSKYFITKQLLTAYEVAAPIMEVMLVPYGKATTSESGGKLSFDCQHGPTECQANIYHACAAEAIEDPLVRLQVVSCMIRDNRLPQEAMRKCVKQYSENIDLIQKCYDSDHGLELMKHNGEATHSLRPQVTFIPTITIDGSQGRQASILKNLLSEVCKAAGDTDQAKAICKNAM, via the exons ATGTCTCAAATGGTTCCGACACGTAAACGCATAGTGATAATTATTTGCATAGTCGTCATACTCGGCTGTTTGCTACGAATTTTACTTTTCAATTCACCTCTGCCACCGTTAACG GACCAGACAAATTATCAACGGGCCATTGGAGCGCCCGTGCTAGTCATGGTGTTCTATGAGGCTCTATGTCCAGACTCAAAATACTTTATTACAAAGCAGCTACTCACAGCGTACGAGGTTGCTGCACCAATAATGGAGGTAATGCTTGTACCCTATGGCAAGGCGACAACAAGTGAAAGCGGTGGAAAATTAAGTTTTGATTGCCAACATGGTCCGACAGAATGTCAGGCAAATATCTATCACGCCTGTGCGGCTGAAGCAATTGAAGATCCACTCGTACGGTTACAGGTTGTATCCTGTATGATTCGTGATAATCGTTTACCTCAAGAGGCAATGCGAAAG TGTGTGAAACAGTATAGTGAAAACATTGATCTCATACAAAAATGTTATGACAGCGACCATGGCTTGGAGCTGATGAAACATAATGGAGAAGCCACACATTCCCTCAGGCCACAAGTAACGTTCATTCCAACTATCACAATAGATGGTTCCCAGGGTAGACAAGCGTCAATTCTAAAAAATTTGCTCTCTGAAGTATGTAAGGCAGCCGGTGACACAGATCAAGCTAAGGCAATTTGCAAAAACGCTATGTAG
- the LOC117900075 gene encoding NHL repeat-containing protein 2 encodes MFNKYPIICWSRIKKLIKMDNSDDLPPIDIVTYITDELQQTYRSTGGEKEKVKVLNDFLERWDDDNSIAKLKATNIEFESDLDWFNVSEPLTLEGLRGKVVVLDFFTYCCINCMHVLPELHSLEERFPIESGLVVIGVHSPKFENERTTSNILSAVDRYCITHPIVNDSRSALWRALGIRCWPSIMVLSPTGLPMLLLMGEGHGLFLQEFIGAALSFFGRQEKINFGSVPIQLSSHLHPASSLRFPAKIARSASGRYAIADAGNNRVLVMSPDGVAEHRIGGLQAGFVDGNLTLARFNSPQGVAFLNENTLIVADTENHALRKISLENEMVETLAGTGQQGNERVGGRVGPLQSLSSPWDVAVFRTRDMDMSFHLDERNVPEKSIILISMAGTHQIWGYFPEGIIWWKFRKFEPLCCVSLIGNGLEENRNNSYPQNAAFAQPSGLAMSKDFLFIADSESSSIRKASMIDGKVMPVVGGDRNPLNLFAFGDVDGKLSNAKLQHPLGVAHNDADNKVFVADTYNHKIKVIDTETNVVSTLAIKSQDGTPLTFNEPAGLCLDADGKNLLVSDTNNHAIQIIDLLTLKARPLVVDFSKVDSASETDAPQLPLKNAEHHILRPLPLHCNKKSAINFNIRLSPQLKFTEEAPQKWTIRTLNSALEVNKKSGCLTNGMCNLEAQIMKKDFGNANNPLFTIEFALNLCDAKCCLMKRFVVVVNCEPNVEEYIQSHDVNIQVDHSSISS; translated from the exons ATGTTTAATAAATATCCAATTATTTGTTGGTCCAGaatcaaaaaattaattaaaatggataACTCCGACGATCTACCGCCCATCGACATTGTTACATATATAACAGACGAGTTGCAGCAAACATACAGAAGCACGGGTGGCGAGAAAGAAAAGGTAAAAGTATTAAATGACTTTCTTGAGCGATGGGATGACGACAACTCCATTGCAAAGCTCAAGGCTACAAACATTGAGTTTGAATCGG ATTTGGATTGGTTTAACGTCAGTGAGCCCTTGACCCTGGAAGGTCTGCGCGGAAAAGTGGTTGTTCTAGACTTCTTTACCTATTGCTGCATAAACTGCATGCACGTATTGCCAGAGCTGCACAGTCTGGAAGAGCGCTTTCCCATTGAAAGTGGACTTGTGGTTATCGGTGTACACAGTCCGAAGTTTGAGAACGAACGCACTACGTCAAACATACTGTCTGCTGTAGATCGATATTGTATCACGCATCCCATTGTAAACGATTCCCGTTCCGCTTTGTGGCGTGCTCTTGGCATACGCTGCTGGCCATCAATAATGGTGTTGAGTCCGACTGGGTTGCCGATGTTGTTACTTATGGGTGAAGGACATGGGCTATTCCTGCAAGAGTTTATTGGTGCCGCGTTATCTTTTTTTGGCCGACAGGAGAAAATCAATTTCGGCAGTGTACCTATTCAGCTGTCAAGTCATTTGCATCCGGCGTCTAGCTTGCGGTTTCCTGCTAAAATTGCTCGAAGTGCATCGGGTCGCTACGCAATAGCTGATGCTGGTAACAATCGTGTGCTTGTGATGTCCCCCGATGGTGTCGCAGAACACAGGATCGGTGGTCTTCAGGCTGGCTTCGTGGATGGTAATTTGACTTTAGCCCGTTTTAATAGTCCGCAGGGAGTGGCTTTTCTGAATGAGAACACGCTAATTGTTGCTGACACCGAAAATCACGCACTCCGAAAAATATCTTTAGAAAATGAAATGGTAGAAACCCTTGCCGGTACCGGACAACAAGGAAACGAACGGGTTGGTGGTCGTGTAGGGCCTTTGCAGTCTTTATCTTCGCCTTGGGACGTGGCTGTATTTCGCACTCGTGATATGGATATGTCCTTTCATCTTGACGAGCGTAATGTGCCTGAAAAATCCATTATACTTATCTCAATGGCCGGAACTCATCAGATTTGGGGATACTTTCCAGAGGGTATTATTTGGTGGAAATTTCGCAAGTTCGAGCCACTCTGTTGTGTGTCGTTGATCGGCAACGGCCTGGAAGAAAATCGTAACAACTCATATCCACAGAACGCTGCATTTGCTCAGCCCTCTGGTCTGGCCATGTCCAAAGACTTTCTCTTCATAGCTGACAGTGAAAGTTCTAGCATACGGAAGGCTTCCATGATTGATGGAAAAGTGATGCCAGTAGTTGGAGGCGATCGCAACCCGCTG AACCTATTTGCATTCGGCGATGTCGATGGCAAGCTTTCCAATGCGAAACTTCAACACCCGCTCGGCGTGGCACACAATGATGCCGACAACAAGGTGTTTGTGGCTGACACATATAATCATAAAATTAAAGTTATTGATACCGAGACGAACGTTGTTTCGACATTGGCTATCAAAAGTCAAGATGGCACTCCTCTGACTTTCAACGAGCCAGCTGGACTATGCTTGGACGCAGACGGAAAGAATTTGTTGGTCTCAGATACCAATAATCACGCCATAcaaataattgatttgttaACCCTTAAAGCCCGACCATTAGTAGTGGATTTTAGCAAAGTTGATAGCGCTAGTGAAACGGATGCGCCGCAACTTCCACTAAAGAATGCCGAACATCATATTCTCaggcctttgcctttgcattgTAACAAAAAGAGCGCGATAAACTTCAATATTCGACTCTCGCCACAGCTTAAGTTTACAGAAGAAGCTCCGCAAAAATGGACGATTAGAACGTTGAACAGTGCACTGGAGGTGAATAAAAAATCCGGATGCCTAACCAATGGAATGTGCAACTTGGAGGCACAGATAATGAAAAAGGATTttggaaatgcaaacaatCCTTTATTTACTATTGAATTTGCCTTGAATCTGTGCGACGCAAAGTGCTGCCTTATGAAAAggttcgttgttgttgttaattgcGAGCCCAATGTGGAGGAGTACATACAGAGCCATGATGTAAATATTCAAGTCGACCATTCAAGTATAAGCTCATGA
- the LOC117900077 gene encoding metal transporter CNNM4 isoform X1, with amino-acid sequence MEKSKQCFDKFQKRTKWTEQYKIQNWISSLVTNLRLLNFVFQKAINLTSRVKNEKSIAQACMLPSSLKMKSTHFAVLITILVFANGANVGLCSVLNGDSASVKTPYETLENIKSIDLRRMSVSSSQNQASLRIRRDTVNQIRIYGIRLEDGSTETNDGIPSVLTAKDQMFRIFGHGLQKNTVITFTNEENDYGGPCLKPATDLFAPLEVSSDGFSATYKVIFPASSSLYYICAKNAEDIKDHSTAVTTSPLEHQGNSKWLRIQTYEPFLPIWVAITIIVVCLCFSALFSGLNLGLMAMDRTELKILRNTGTEKEKKYAAKIAPVRDQGNYLLCSILLGNVLVNSTFTILLDGLTSGLFAVIFSTLAIVLFGEITPQAVCSRHGLAIGAKTILVTKTVMAITAPLSYPISRILDALLGEEIGNVYNRERLKELVRVTNDINDLDKNEVNIISGALELRKKTVADVMTHIDDAFMLSLEAVLDFETVSEIMNSGYSRIPVFDGDRKNIVTLLYIKDLAFVDTDDNTPLKTLCEFYQNPVHFVFEDYTLDIMFNQFKEGTIGHIAFVHRVNNEGDGDPFYETVGLVTLEDVIEELIQAEIVDETDVFVDNRTKVKRNRYKKADFSAFAERREIQAVRISPQLTLATFQYLSTAVDAFKKDVISEPILRRLLNQDVFHNIKSKGKSKDDPSLYIFTQGKAVDFFVLILEGRVEVTIGKEALMFESGPFTYFGTQALVQNVVIDSPTQMGSLQSLNMDSKIRQSFVPDYSVRAITDVIYIAIKRVLYLTAKKATLLDKSRKSGTFSSETFDDEVERLLHSISEDEKPRYLAANQSTRRSSKPNRSLTSSPTNIDLSHDEKSNSPSVHIQGDQKIGNTEPTEDASMSSLVASDAGDLQNGEQDDRDATAASTPLLSKPEEPPKQ; translated from the exons ATGGAAAAAAGTAAACAGTGTTTTGATAAATTTCAAAAGCGGACTAAATGGACAGAgcaatataaaatacaaaactgGATTAGCAGTCTGGTAACGAATTTAAGGCTTTTAAATTTCGTTTTCCAAAAAGCTATTAACCTGACGTCGCgtgtgaaaaatgaaaaatcaatcgCACAAGCATGCATGCTGCCTAGTTCgctaaaaatgaaaagcacaCATTTCGCGGTCCTAATAACTATACTCGTTTTTGCTAATGGTGCAAATGTGGGCCTATGCTCCGTTTTAAATGGTGACAGTGCTTCTGTGAAAACACCCTACGAAACCCTAGAAAACATTAAAAGTATTGACTTAAGACGGATGTCGGTGTCGTCATCACAAAATCAAGCAAG CCTGCGAATTCGGAGGGACACCGTAAACCAAATCCGGATTTACGGTATACGATTGGAAGACGGTTCAACAGAGACAAACGATGGCATACCTAGTGTACTGACTGCGAAAGACCAAATGTTCAGAATCTTTGGCCATGGCTTGCAGAAAAATACTGTTATCACGTTTACCAATGAGGAGAATGATTACGGAGGTCCTTGCCTGAAGCCGGCCACTGACCTCTTCGCTCCCCTAGAAGTCTCCAGCGATGGATTTTCTGCCACATACAAGGTCATTTTTCCAGCGTCCAGTAGCCTATATTACATTTGTGCTAAAAATGCAGAAGATATTAAAGAT cacagcacagctgtAACCACCTCACCTCTTGAGCATCAGGGGAATTCCAAATGGCTAAGGATACAAACGTATGAACCATTCTTACCCATCTGGGTGGCAATAACGATCATCGTAGTTTGTCTATGCTTCTCAGCCTTGTTCTCAGGGCTAAATTTGGGCTTGATGGCCATGGACCGCACCGAATTAAAG aTACTGCGAAACACTGGCacggaaaaagaaaaaaaatatgcagcaAAAATAGCCCCCGTCAGAGATCAAGGTAATTATCTGTTGTGCAGTATTCTCTTGGGTAATGTGTTGGTTAACTCAACCTTTACCATTCTACTGGATGGTTTAACTTCTGGACTTTTTGCTGTTATATTTTCCACACTGGCCATCGTACTCTTTGGTGAAATAACGCCTCAG GCTGTGTGCTCACGACATGGCTTGGCTATTGGAGCCAAAACCATATTAGTAACAAAAACAGTAATGGCCATAACAGCGCCCCTCTCGTACCCTATTTCTCGTATTCTCGATGCGCTGTTGGGTGAAGAAATTGGCAATGTTTACAATCGAGAACGATTAAAGGAACTTGTTCGT GTCACCAACGATATCAACGATCTTGATAAAAATGAAGTGAATATCATATCGGGCGCACTGGAGCTACGCAAAAAGACAGTTGCAGACGTGATGACACACATTGATGATGCTTTTATGCTCTCATTGGAGGCTGTGCTTGATTTTGAAACTGTATCCGAAATCATGAACTCGGGCTATTCCCGCATTCCCGTCTTCGATGGAGATAGAAAAAATATTGTCACGTTGCTCTACATTAAGGATTTGGCATTTGTGGATACCGACGACAATACGCCACTGAAAACATTGTGCGAATTCTATCAGAATCCGGttcattttgtatttgaagACTACACCTTGGATATTATGTTTAACCAATTCAAAGAGGGTACAATTGGTCATATCGCATTTGTGCACCGCGTTAACAATGAGGGCGATGGGGATCCCTTTTATGAGACCGTTGGCTTGGTTACACTCGAGGATGTAATTGAGGAACTTATCCAGGCGGAAATTGTCGATGAGACGGATGTCTTTGTTGATAACCGCACCAAAGTGAAAAGAAATCGTTATAAAAAGGCAGACTTTTCAGCATTTGCCGAACGCCGAGAGATTCAGGCCGTGCGGATATCTCCACAACTAACCTTGGCCACCTTCCAGTACTTAAGCACAG CTGTTGATGCGTTCAAAAAAGATGTCATCTCGGAACCAATTCTCCGGAGATTGCTCAATCAGGACGTTTTCCACAATATCAAATCCAAAGGAAAAAGTAAAGACGATCCCAGTCTGTACATTTTCACCCAAGGCAAAGCTGTCGACTTCTTTGTACTTATATTGGAGGGCCGTGTGGAGGTCACTATTGGAAAGGAAGCTCTCATGTTCGAGAGTGGCCCATTTACTTATTTTGGAACCCAAGCATTGGTCCAAAATGTAGTTATCG ATTCTCCAACGCAAATGGGATCTTTACAGTCGCTGAATATGGATTCGAAAATTCGACAATCCTTTGTCCCTGATTACTCTGTTCGCGCTATAACAGATGTGATATATATTGCAATTAAACGTGTGCTATATCTCACTGCGAAAAAGGCCACTTTATTGGATAAAAGTCGTAAATCGGGAACATTTTCAAGTGAGACATTCGACGATGAAGTGGAACGTCTGCTGCACTCGATAAGTGAAGATGAAAAGCCACGATACTTAGCGGCTAACCAGAGCACTAGACGTTCGTCTAAGCCGAACCGAAGTTTAACTTCGTCCCCAACGAATATTGATTTATCACACGACGAAAAGAGCAATAGTCCCAGTGTGCACATTCAAGGTGATCAAAAGATTGGCAACACTGAACCCACGGAGGATGCCTCGATGAGTAGTTTAGTGGCCTCAGATGCAGGAGATCTTCAAAATGGTGAACAGGATGATAGAGATGCAACCGCTGCTTCCACGCCTCTTCTTTCAAAACCAGAAGAGCCGCCCAAACAATAG